One window from the genome of Tachypleus tridentatus isolate NWPU-2018 chromosome 11, ASM421037v1, whole genome shotgun sequence encodes:
- the LOC143232453 gene encoding protein O-mannosyl-transferase Tmtc3-like isoform X5: MLSELEPMSYHLLNIILHVIVCLQFFGVTQLFLPECACFVAAILFAIHPVHTEAVTGVVGRAEILSSVLFLLAFSSYSKATRRPHHTEWLPLLHCVIFVTAATLCKEQGITVVGLCCIYEVFVVQKLRLSDLLYVGQNVMASKAQPPPWLREMMLRLTVLILCALGLLIGRFQIMGAQLPVFTRFDNPAAVASSPVRQLTYNYLLGVNTWLVLFPFSLCCDWTMGTIPLIESFTDPRNFATIAIYLTLILLVGSILFSDDGHSEVVTMGLAFTVLPFLPASNLFFPVGFVVAERVLYTPSMGLCLLVAYGWHLLMERIRWKPVVWTMLTVLIISHSLKTIVRNCDWKTEYSIFMAGLKVNQQNAKLYNNVGHALEGEGKFKEALEYFLQASCVQNDDIGAHINVGRTYNNLEMYDEAELAFWKAKGLLPRPKTGEAYRVRIAPNHLNVFLNLANLISRNKSRLEEADALYRQAISMRADYIQAYINRGDILIKLNRTQEAQEVYERALQFDSTNPDIYYNLGVVYLEQRKATQAMVYFNKALEIDPNHEQALMNSAVLIQESGNSKLRHVAYERLQHLLEKGKANERVYFNLGMLAMDEKRVNEAEMWFKNAVQVREDFRSALFNLALLLSDSGRPLEAVPFLKQLLKHHPDHIKGLILLGDIYINHMKDLEAAEKCYTKILHMDPSNVQAKHNLCVVYVERGQLTTGEHCLLQAASLAPKEEYIQRHLQIVRARLQKTKTKDEYSNSVNEVNPTLKPSISENPLNKKHSNSENFHNDKENQTSSES; the protein is encoded by the exons ATGTTAAGTGAATTAGAACCCATGAGTTACCACTTATTGAACATCATCCTTCATGTTATTGTCTGTCTACAGTTTTTTGG GGTTACACAGCTTTTCTTACCAGAGTGTGCTTGTTTTGTTGCTGCAATCCTTTTTGCCATTCATCCTGTCCACACTgaagca GTAACGGGAGTAGTAGGAAGAGCTGAGATTCTGTCTTCAGTCTTGTTTCTTCTTGCCTTTTCCTCCTATTCTAAAGCCACAAGAAGGCCACACCATACAG AATGGTTACCTCTACTCCATTGTGTAATATTTGTGACAGCAGCTACACTTTGTAAAGAACAAGGAATCACAGTTGTGGGACTCTGCTGCATATATGAAGTGTTTGTTGTACAGAAG CTTAGACTCTCAGATCTTCTTTACGTTGGTCAGAACGTAATGGCTTCCAAAGCTCAACCTCCTCCTTGGCTTAGAGAAATGATGCTGCGGCTAACAGTCTTAATTCTTTGTGCTCTTGGTCTCTTGATTGGGAGATTTCAAATAATGGGTGCCCAGTTGCCAGTTTTTACCAG GTTTGACAACCCAGCAGCTGTGGCTAGTAGTCCTGTTCGACAGCTTACTTACAATTATTTATTGGGTGTTAACACATGGCTCGTTCTCTTCCCCTTCAGTTTATGTTGTGATTGGACAATGGGAACAATTCCATTGATTGAGTCATTCACAGATCCTCGTAACTTTGCAACTATAGCGATTTATTTAACTCTTATACTGTTGGTGGGGTCTATCCTTTTTTCAGATGATGGTCATTCTGAAGTTGTTACTATG GGCTTAGCATTTACGGTGCTACCATTTCTTCCGGCCTCCAACTTGTTCTTTCCTGTAGGATTTGTGGTAGCTGAAAGAGTCCTGTACACTCCAAGTATGGGATTATGTCTCTTAGTTGCATATGGGTGGCATCTGTTAATGGAAAGAAT AAGATGGAAGCCTGTTGTATGGACCATGTTAACAGTACTGATCATATCTCACAGTCTGAAAACAATTGTCCGCAACTGTGACTG GAAGACTGAATACTCAATCTTTATGGCTGGGTTAAAGGTCAATCAACAAAATGCTAAACTTTACAACAATGTGGGTCATGCTTTAGAAGGAGAAGGAAAATTTAAGGAAGCTTTGGAATACTTCCTTCAAGCTTCTTG TGTTCAAAATGATGATATTGGAGCTCACATCAATGTTGGAAGGACATACAATAACTTAGAGATGTATGATGAAGCAGAACTGGCTTTCTGGAAG GCAAAAGGACTTCTTCCTCGTCCTAAAACTGGAGAAGCGTATAGAGTTCGAATAGCCCCAAACCACCTGAATGTATTTCTTAATCTTGCAAATCTCATATCTCGAAACAAGAGCCGGCTTGAAGAGGCTGATGCA ctATACAGACAGGCTATCAGCATGAGAGCAGACTACATCCAAGCCTATATTAACAGAGGTGACATTCTGATTAAGTTAAATAG GACACAGGAGGCTCAAGAAGTATATGAAAGAGCACTGCAGTTCGACAGCACCAAtcctgatatttattataat cTTGGAGTGGTATACCTTGAACAACGGAAAGCTACTCAAGCTATGGTCTATTTCAACAAGGCATTGGAGATTGACCCAAATCATGAA CAAGCTCTAATGAATTCAGCAGTGTTGATACAAGAAAGTGGAAACAGCAAGCTTAGACATGTTGCTTATGAAAG GTTACAACACCTGTTAGAGAAAGGAAAGGCTAATGAAAGAGTTTATTTCAACCTTGGGATGCTGGCAATGGATGAAAAACGTGTGAATGAAGcagaaatgtggtttaaaaatgCTGTTCAG GTACGAGAAGATTTTCGTAGTGCACTTTTCAATCTTGCACTACTACTATCAGATTCAGGGCGTCCACTTGAAGCTGTGCCTTTTCTGAAGCAGTTACTAAAG CACCATCCTGATCACATTAAAGGACTGATTTTACTAGGAGATATCTACATCAATCACATGAAAGACTTGGAAGCAGCAGAAAAG TGTTACACGAAGATCCTTCATATGGATCCTAGCAATGTCCAAGCTAAACACAACCTGTGTGTTGTGTATGTGGAGCGTGGACAACTCACAACTGGTGAGCACTGCTTACTGCAAGCTGCAAGCCTTGCTCCTAAAGAAGAATACATTCAGCGTCATCTTCAAATTGTTCGTGCACGAttacaaaaaactaaaacaaaagatgAATACAGTAATTCTGTAAATGAGGTAAATCCGACATTAAAACCTTCAATCTCAGAAAATCCCTTGAATAAGAAACACTCCAACAGTGAAAATTTTCACAATGATAAGGAAAATCAAACCTCATCTGAATCTTGA